A region of the Prosthecodimorpha staleyi genome:
TGTTCGGCGCCTCGCCGATCGCCATGCGCACCCCGGAAATCCTGTCCGGCTCGGTGGTGCTGATGCCGGGCCTGCTCTATCCGGTCTGGCGCATCGCCATCATCGCCTCCGGGCTCGGCGTGGCGCTGCTGCTCTGGCTCCTGGTCGCGCGCACCCGGATCGGCATGCTGGTCCGCGCCGGCTCGACCCACGCGCCGATCGTCTCCGCCCTCGGCGTCGACATCGACCGCCTGTTCATGATCGTGTTCGCCTTCGGGGCGATGCTGGCCGGCTTCGCCGGCTCGATGGCCGCGCCGATCCTGTCGGTCGAACCGAACATGGGCGACGGCGTGCTGATCCTGGCCTTCGTGGTCATCGTCATCGGCGGCATTGGCTCGATCCGCGGCGCCTTCCTGGCCGCCCTGCTGGTTGGGCTGGTCGATACGCTCGGCCGGGCCTTCATGACCGACATCCTGAAACTGTTCTTCGCCAATTCCTCCGCCGCCAAGGCCGGGCCCGCGCTCGCCTCCATGCTGATCTACGTGGTCATGGCGCTGATCCTGTTCTTCCGGCCGCAGGGCCTGTTTCCGGCGGAGCGCCGCTGACCATGGCCACCGCGCCCGCCGCCAACGACAACACCCGCCCGAGCCGCCTCGGTCCGTTCCTGCGCTCGCCGGCCTTCGGGCTGGTGCTGGTCGCCCTGCTGGCGGCCGCGCCCGCGGCCGCCATCCTGCTCGGCCAGCCCTTCTGGCTGACCATGGCGACCCGCGTCGCCATCTTCGCGCTGGCCGCCCTGTCGCTCGCCTTCATCCTCGGCCAGGGTGGGCTGGTCAGCTTCGGCCATGCCGCGCCCTTCGGCATCGGCGCCTATGCGGTGCTGATCCTGGCCGATCTCGGCATCGCCGATGCGCTGGTCGCCTTTCCGGTCGCCTTTCTGGCGGGCGCGCTGTTCTCCGGCGTGACCGGCACGGTCGCGCTCAGAACCCGCGGCGTCTATTTCATCATGATCACGCTGGCGCTGGCCCAGATGGCCTTCTTCACCTTCACCAGCCTGTCGGCCTATGGCGGCGACGACGGCATGACGCTGTGGGCGCGCTCCACGGTCGCCGGGCAGAAGTGGCTGAAGAACGACCTCACCTTCGCCTATCTGGCGATCGGATTGCTGGCCCTGTTCTTGGTCCTCGGCAACCGGGTGCTGGCCTCCCGCTTCGGGCGCGTGTTCCGCGGCCTGAAGGAGAACGAGAGCCGGCTCGCCGCCCTCGGCTACGACGCCTATCCGGTCCGCCTGGTCGCCTATGCGCTGGCCGGCGGCGTCGCCGCGGTCGCAGGCGCGCTGCTCGCCAACCAGACCGAATTCGTCTCGCCGGCCTACATGGCCTGGCAGCGCTCGGGCGACCTGATCGTGATGGTCGTGCTCGGCGGGCTCGGTCCGCTGCATGGCGCCATCGTCGGCGCGGCCGTGGTGCTGGTCGTCGAGGAGACGCTGTCGCATCTGACCGAGCACTGGAAGATCATCTTCGGCCCGCTCCTGATCCTGATCGTGCTGCTGCGCGGTGGCCTGATCGCCCGTCTCCTGGGAGGGCGCCGTGGCTGACCCGATCCTCAAGCTCGACGATCTCTCCAAGAATTTCGGCGCCCTGCCGGTCACCCGCCATGTCTCGCTGGAGGTCATGCCAGGCGAGATCCATGCGGTGATCGGCCCGAACGGCGCCGGCAAGACGACGCTGATCAACCAGATCTCCGGCGTCCTGAAGCCCGACCGCGGCCGCGTCCTGTTCGCCGGCCAGGATGTGACCCGTCTCGGCGTCGCCGCCCGGGCGCGGCTCGGCCTTGCCCGCATCTTCCAGATCTCCAGCGTGGTCGCCGGCTTCTCGGCGCAGGAGAATGTCGCGCTCGCCGCCCAGGCCAAGGCCGGCTCCTCGTTCCGCTTCCTGAAGCCTGCCCGGGCCGACCGGGTGATCGAGGAGAAGGCCGCGGAAAGCCTCGCCGCCGTCGGCCTCGCCCGGCGCGCCGACGTGGCCGCCGCACTCCTCTCCCACGGCGAGAAGCGGGCGCTGGAACTGGCCATGGCGCTGGTTCAGGCGCCGCGGATCGTGCTGCTCGACGAGCCGATGGCCGGCACCGGCAAGGCCGAGACCGAGCGGCTGACCGAGTTGCTCGCCGGCCTGCGCGGCCGCCTGCCGATGCTCCTGATCGAGCACGACATGGCCACCGTCTTCGCGCTCGCCGACCGGATCACCGTGCTGGTCGAAGGCGCGGTCGCGGCGAGCGGGTCGCCGGAGGCCATCCGCAACGACCCGGTCGTGCGCCGGGCCTATCTCGGCGAGGATGCCCACGCATGACCGCCCCCCTCCTCCGCATCGAGGCCCTGGAAGCCGGCTACGGCGCCGCGCAGGTCCTGTTCGGCGTCACGCTCGACATCGAGGCCGGCTCGGTCACGACGCTGATCGGCCGCAACGGCATGGGCAAGACGACCACGATCCGCACCGTCTTCGGCCTGATCCGGCCCAAGGCCGGCCGCGTCCAGGTCGAGGGCCGCGACCTCGCAGGCGCGCCGCCCTACCGCATCGCCCAGGCCGGGCTCGGCTATGTGCCGGAAGGCCGCCACATCTTTCCGCGCCTCGGCGTTGAGGAAAACCTGGTCGCCACCGCCGCCGGCCGGCAGGGCCGCTCGGCCTGGACGCTGGAGCGGGTCTACCAGTTCTTCCCGCGCCTGAAGGAACGGCGCGCCAATCTCGGCACGCAGCTCTCCGGCGGCGAACAGCAGATGCTGGCGATCGGCCGCGCGCTGATGACCAATCCGAAGCTCTTGGTGCTCGACGAGGCGACCGAGGGCCTCGCCCCGGTGGTGCGCGCGGAGATCTGGCAGGCGCTCGAAGCCCTCAAGCGCGAAGGCCTCGCCATTCTGGTCGTCGACAAGAATCTCGAAGCCCTCGCCCGCCTCGCCGACCGCCACGCCATCCTGGAAAAGGGCGAGGTCGTCTGGACCGGCACCACCACCGACCTGAAGGCCCCCGGCGGCCCGATCGAACGCTACCTGGCCTTCTGACAGGTCGCCGGCGCGCCGGGCGACCCGGAACGCGCACGGCTCGCCCTCTGGGGGTGTGCTGCGAGATGGCGGTCCATCCCCAGATCCCGGGGGCCGCATTCAGATCTTTCTGCGCATCCCCGGACAAGGCCCGCAGGGCCGCCGATCCGGGGCCTACTCGCCTCGCAGCAGCATCAAGATCAGCAATCCGCACAAGAGTTTATCGCGAGTGGCGAGCAGAGTGGGTCCCGGCTCTCCGCTGCGCTCCGGCCGGGAAAGCGCTGCGAGATGGCGGCACGGTTCCCAGATCCCGGGGCGCGACCAGTTCCGCGACCGCACCCCGATCCCGCGGTCGCCCGCCGATCTCTCCGCGCATCCCCGGACAAGGCCCGAAGGGCCGCCGATCCGGGGCCTACTCGCCTCGCAGCGGCGTCAAGATCAGCAATCGGTACAATAGCTTATCGGATGTGGCCAGCAGAGTGGGTCCCGGCTCTCCGCTCCGCTCCGGCCGGGAATGCGCTGCGGGATGGCGACCGATTCCCAGATCCCAGGGCACGCCCAATTCCGAGGCCGCCCCCCGATCGCCCGGCCGCTTCCCGATCTCCCGACCGCATCCCCAATCCCGCGGCCGCATCCCCAATCCCGCGGCCGCATCCCCGGACAAGGCCCGAAGGGCCGCCGATCCGGGGCCTACTCGCCTCGCAGCGGCGTCAAGATCAGCAATCGGTACAATAGCTTATCGGATGTGGCCAGCAGAGTGGGTCCCGGCTCTCCGCTCCGCTCCGGCCGGGAATGCGCTGCGGGATGGTCGCCAATCCGTGAGACAGGGGCGCGGAGTCCGGAGCAGCTCCGGGTGGGTTCCGCTCTTTTGGATGGTATCCCGCATCCCCCGGTCCCGCGACCGCACCCCGACCTCGCGGCTGCATCCCCCCGGCATGGCCGCCCGCCGGTCCCTCCGCAATATTACGAATAATTAATCCGCTCGACAGGGCACGTTTAGGTCCGTTCGGCGATTGTCCAGTCCATCGACGGCGCGCATCTGCAGCCCGCCGTTCATCGAAACACTGGACGGAGCTCACCCCCATGACCCTCGAAGACGTGAAGAAGACCGGCAGTCTGATCGCGGCGCGGCGCAAGACGCTGCTGGCCGGCGTCCTGTCGCTCGGCCTCGTCGGCACACTGGCCGCCGAGAGCCTGTTCGTCGGGACGCCCACCGCCAAGGCGCAGACCGTGACGGCGCCGGGCGTGCCGCAGAACGGGCATGCGATCAACACCTTCTCGTTCGCCGACGTGGTCGACCGCGTCGCCCCCGCGGTCGTCTCGATCCGCGTCAAGGCCGACCAGCCGCGCCAGTTCATGGGCGACATCTTCCCGGACGTGCCGGAGGGCAGCCCGCTCGAGCGCTTCTTCCGCGAATGGCAGGATCGCGGCGGTCCGAACGGCGGCCCGGGCGAACGCGGCAACCGGCGCGGCGAAGGCCCGCGCGGCGGCGGCACCCAGGTCACCTCGCAGGGGTCGGGCTTCATCATCGCCCCGGAAGGCAAGATCGTCACCAACTTCCATGTCGTGAAGGGCGCCCGCGAGGTCACCGTGGTGACCACCGACGGCAGCGAGTATCGCGCCAAGGTGCTCGGCTCGGACGAGAAGACCGACGTGGCCCTCGTCCAGATCGACGAGAAGGGCAAGACCTTCCCGACCGTGCCCTTCGCCCGCAACGAAATCCGCGTCGGCGACTGGGTGCTGGCGGTCGGCAATCCGTTCGGCCTCGGCGGTTCGGTCACCGCCGGCATCATCTCGGCCCGTGGCCGCGAGATCGGCGCAGGCCCCTATGACGACTTCCTGCAGATCGACGCCCCGATCAATCGCGGCAATTCCGGCGGCCCGACCTTCAACCTCGCCGGCGAAGTGGTCGGCATGAACACGGCGATCTTCTCGCCCTCGGGCGGCTCGGTCGGTATCGGCTTCGCCATCCCCACCTCCACGGTCGAGCGGGTGATCGCCCAGCTGGAGAAGAACGGCCAGGTCGTCCGCGGCTGGCTCGGCGTGCAGATCCAGGGCATCAACCGCGACATCGCCGACAGCCTCGGCATGAAGCAGGCGCGCGGTGCGCTGGTTGCCGAACCGCAAACCGACAGCCCGGCCGCCAAGGCGGGCATCAAGTCCGGCGACGTGATCCTGGCCGTGGAGGGCAAGCCGGTGCGCAACCCGCGCGATCTCGCCCGTACCGTGGCCGGCTACGATCCGGGTTCGACCGTCCGCGTGACGCTGTTGCGCGCCGGCAAGGAACAGGACGTGTCGGTGGTGCTCGGCAAGCTGCCGAACGAGCAGCGGCGCGCGGATGCCGGTCGCAGCGGCGATGACGGCACCCCGAGTTCGACCTCGCTCGCCGATCTCGGCGTTATGGTGTCGCCGGCCTCCGAAGTCGGCCAGGGCGAACGCGGCGTGGCCGTCGTGCGCGTCGACCCGGCCGGCCCCGCGGCGAGCCGCGGCATCGAAGTCGGCGACCTGATCCTCGATATCCAGGGCACGCCGGTCGCCACCGCGCGCGATCTCGGCACCGCGATCAGCAAGGCCCGCGCCGACGGCCGCCGCAGCGTGCTCGCCCGCGTCGTCAAGAACGGCGAGACCCGCTTCGTGCCGCTGCCGCTCGCCTCGTCCTGATCCGCATCTCCCTCGGGGCCGCCGCACATCCTCCCCCGTGTGATGCGGCGGCCCAACCCGGAAGCCCATCCCCGCCCCACCCCGCGTGGGGTCGCCCCTCCCCGTGGGCCACCCCACCCAATGGGCTTCCGGCCGCGCCAGAGCGGCGTCCGACGCGCCTCCCCGCGCCGGGCGCCGCTCTCGGCGCTTCCATGCCCCATCGCGCGCCCGTCGCGGCTCGCACATGTCGGTCGGCCCGAGCCTGCCTCCGGCAGCTGCGACCTGACGACGGCGCCCCTCCGGCTGTATGATCGAGCCATGCGGATTCTCATCATCGAAGACGACCGCGAGGCGGCCCAATATCTTCTGAAGGCGCTTCGCGAAGCCGGCCACGTGCCGGACCACGCGGCCGACGGCGACGACGGCTGGCACATGGCGTCGGGCGGCGGCTACGACGTGCTGGTGGTCGACCGGATGCTGCCGAAGCGCGACGGCCTGTCGATCGTCGAGGCCCTGCGCGCCGAACACGACGAGACGCCGGTCCTGATCCTGTCCGCGCTCGGTCAGGTCGACGACCGGGTCAAGGGCCTGCGCGCCGGCGGCGACGACTATCTCGCCAAGCCCTATGCGTTCACCGAACTGCTGGCCCGGGTCGAGGCGCTCGGGCGGCGACGGCGGCCCGGCGAGGCGGAAACGACGCTCAGGGTCGGCGACCTGGTGCTCGATCGGCTGTCGCACTCCGTCACCCGCGCCGGCCAGGACGTGCCGTTGCAGCCACGCGAGTTCCGCCTGCTCGAATATCTGATGAAGCATGCCGGCCAGGTGGTCACCCGCACCATGCTACTGGAGAATGTCTGGGACTATCATTTCGATCCGCAGACCAACGTCATCGACGTGCACATGTCGCGACTGCGCGCCAAGGTCGACAAGGGACAGGAGCGTTCCCTGCTGCACACCGTGCGCGGCGCCGGCTACATGATCCGCGATTCCGCGCGCTGAGGACATAGCGTCATGGTCTCCGCCCTCGGCCGCTTCCTTCGGACGACCGCGTTCCGGCTGACCCTGGTCTATCTCGTCGTGTTCTCGATCGTGACCGTGTTCCTGATCGGCTACGTCACCCGGACCACGAACGAGTTGCTGACGCGCCAGTTGCGCGAGGCGATCGACCAGGAGGTCGCCGAGCTGGACGAACAGTATCAGGCCGGCGGGCTGCGGCGGCTTCTGACCGCCATCGACCAGAAGAGCCGGGCCCCCGGCGCCGGCCTCTACCTGCTGGCGGACTTCTCCGGCAATCCGGTCGTCGGCAACATCGCCGACATACCGCCCGCCATCCTGGACGATGCCGCGGAGACGGCGCACCCGATCCGCTACGCCCGCTTCGACGGCGACCGCAAGCAGAACCATGTCGCGCTGGTGCGCGTGCTGCAGTTCGACGGCGGGTTCCGGGCCCTGGTCGGCCGCGACATCGGCGAGCGGGACCGGTTTCGCGAACTGTTCGGGCGCTCGTTCCGGGTCGTGATGGGCGTCATGGTGGTGCTGGCGCTGGTCACCTGGTGGTTCGTGTCGCGCCGGGTGCTGCGCCGGATCGATCAGGTCTCGGCGACCTCGGCGCGCATCGTCGCCGGCGACCTGACGGACCGTCTGCCGGTGACCGGATCGGGCGACGAGTTCGACCGGCTGGCACTCGCGGTCAACGACATGCTCGGCCGCATCGACGACCTGATGAAAGGCTTGAAGGAGGTCTCCGACAACATCGCCCACGACCTCAAGACGCCGCTGACGCGCATGCGCAACCGCGTCGACGAGGCGCTCGGCGGCGAGCCCGATCCGGCCCGCTACCGCTCGGCGCTGGAGGCGACGATCGAGGAATCCGATGCGCTGATCCGGACCTTCAACGCACTTCTGATGATCGCGCGGGTCGAATCGGGCGGGCAGCCGGCCGAGACTGCCACGGTGGATCTCGCCGAGATCGCCCGCGAGGTCGCCGAATTCTACGAGCCGGTCGCCGAGGAGGACGGCGTGCGCATCGCGGTCGATGCCGATCTGGCGGCACCGGTCCTGGGCAGTCGCGAACTGATCGCTCAGGCGCTCGGCAACCTGATCGACAATGCCCTGAAATACGGCCGCGTCGAGGGTCGCGCCGCCGTCATCCGCGTCGCCGTCGCCCGCGACGGTGCGTTTGTGGTCGCAACCGTCGCCGACAACGGGACGGGCGTGGCGGAGAGCGACCGCGAGCGCGTCCTGTCGCGCTTCGTCCGACTGGAGGCGAGCCGCTCCAAGCCCGGGTCCGGGCTGGGACTGTCGCTGGTCGCCGCCGTGATGCGCCACCATCGCGGCAGCATGGTGCTCGGAGACGCCGGACCCGGCCTCAAGGTCGACCTGCGATTCCCTTCGAGCGAAGCGGCCGCGCCCCATAAGGGATAGCGCGCATATATCGTCAGCTTTCTGTCATTTTCCCTGGAAAACATCTATTAATTTTTAGATATCAGAAGGGATGCGCAAGCAATTGGCTCGAATTTCAGGGCATCCTAGCGCCGAACACTTAAACTCTTAATCGCATTCCGCTACGGTCCGCGGGCGCTTCCTCTGGAGCAACCGCGCATCGCGGGCACGCAGCCGCGTGGGCAAGCCGCTTCGGTATCAGGGAGATGGGGCGACCGGTCCGGGTTTTCGGCAACCGGG
Encoded here:
- a CDS encoding branched-chain amino acid ABC transporter permease, with amino-acid sequence MNTTLLLVQTLNGLQLGVILFLVAAGLTLVFGVMDFINLAHGVQYMLGAYLTATAIAWTDHFGLGLALGMLATLAAGFVLEILVYRHLTGRDHLEQVLATFGLILFMTEGVKMVFGASPIAMRTPEILSGSVVLMPGLLYPVWRIAIIASGLGVALLLWLLVARTRIGMLVRAGSTHAPIVSALGVDIDRLFMIVFAFGAMLAGFAGSMAAPILSVEPNMGDGVLILAFVVIVIGGIGSIRGAFLAALLVGLVDTLGRAFMTDILKLFFANSSAAKAGPALASMLIYVVMALILFFRPQGLFPAERR
- a CDS encoding branched-chain amino acid ABC transporter permease produces the protein MATAPAANDNTRPSRLGPFLRSPAFGLVLVALLAAAPAAAILLGQPFWLTMATRVAIFALAALSLAFILGQGGLVSFGHAAPFGIGAYAVLILADLGIADALVAFPVAFLAGALFSGVTGTVALRTRGVYFIMITLALAQMAFFTFTSLSAYGGDDGMTLWARSTVAGQKWLKNDLTFAYLAIGLLALFLVLGNRVLASRFGRVFRGLKENESRLAALGYDAYPVRLVAYALAGGVAAVAGALLANQTEFVSPAYMAWQRSGDLIVMVVLGGLGPLHGAIVGAAVVLVVEETLSHLTEHWKIIFGPLLILIVLLRGGLIARLLGGRRG
- a CDS encoding ABC transporter ATP-binding protein produces the protein MADPILKLDDLSKNFGALPVTRHVSLEVMPGEIHAVIGPNGAGKTTLINQISGVLKPDRGRVLFAGQDVTRLGVAARARLGLARIFQISSVVAGFSAQENVALAAQAKAGSSFRFLKPARADRVIEEKAAESLAAVGLARRADVAAALLSHGEKRALELAMALVQAPRIVLLDEPMAGTGKAETERLTELLAGLRGRLPMLLIEHDMATVFALADRITVLVEGAVAASGSPEAIRNDPVVRRAYLGEDAHA
- a CDS encoding ABC transporter ATP-binding protein, with translation MTAPLLRIEALEAGYGAAQVLFGVTLDIEAGSVTTLIGRNGMGKTTTIRTVFGLIRPKAGRVQVEGRDLAGAPPYRIAQAGLGYVPEGRHIFPRLGVEENLVATAAGRQGRSAWTLERVYQFFPRLKERRANLGTQLSGGEQQMLAIGRALMTNPKLLVLDEATEGLAPVVRAEIWQALEALKREGLAILVVDKNLEALARLADRHAILEKGEVVWTGTTTDLKAPGGPIERYLAF
- a CDS encoding Do family serine endopeptidase, with protein sequence MTLEDVKKTGSLIAARRKTLLAGVLSLGLVGTLAAESLFVGTPTAKAQTVTAPGVPQNGHAINTFSFADVVDRVAPAVVSIRVKADQPRQFMGDIFPDVPEGSPLERFFREWQDRGGPNGGPGERGNRRGEGPRGGGTQVTSQGSGFIIAPEGKIVTNFHVVKGAREVTVVTTDGSEYRAKVLGSDEKTDVALVQIDEKGKTFPTVPFARNEIRVGDWVLAVGNPFGLGGSVTAGIISARGREIGAGPYDDFLQIDAPINRGNSGGPTFNLAGEVVGMNTAIFSPSGGSVGIGFAIPTSTVERVIAQLEKNGQVVRGWLGVQIQGINRDIADSLGMKQARGALVAEPQTDSPAAKAGIKSGDVILAVEGKPVRNPRDLARTVAGYDPGSTVRVTLLRAGKEQDVSVVLGKLPNEQRRADAGRSGDDGTPSSTSLADLGVMVSPASEVGQGERGVAVVRVDPAGPAASRGIEVGDLILDIQGTPVATARDLGTAISKARADGRRSVLARVVKNGETRFVPLPLASS
- a CDS encoding response regulator transcription factor, whose protein sequence is MRILIIEDDREAAQYLLKALREAGHVPDHAADGDDGWHMASGGGYDVLVVDRMLPKRDGLSIVEALRAEHDETPVLILSALGQVDDRVKGLRAGGDDYLAKPYAFTELLARVEALGRRRRPGEAETTLRVGDLVLDRLSHSVTRAGQDVPLQPREFRLLEYLMKHAGQVVTRTMLLENVWDYHFDPQTNVIDVHMSRLRAKVDKGQERSLLHTVRGAGYMIRDSAR
- a CDS encoding sensor histidine kinase, with the protein product MVSALGRFLRTTAFRLTLVYLVVFSIVTVFLIGYVTRTTNELLTRQLREAIDQEVAELDEQYQAGGLRRLLTAIDQKSRAPGAGLYLLADFSGNPVVGNIADIPPAILDDAAETAHPIRYARFDGDRKQNHVALVRVLQFDGGFRALVGRDIGERDRFRELFGRSFRVVMGVMVVLALVTWWFVSRRVLRRIDQVSATSARIVAGDLTDRLPVTGSGDEFDRLALAVNDMLGRIDDLMKGLKEVSDNIAHDLKTPLTRMRNRVDEALGGEPDPARYRSALEATIEESDALIRTFNALLMIARVESGGQPAETATVDLAEIAREVAEFYEPVAEEDGVRIAVDADLAAPVLGSRELIAQALGNLIDNALKYGRVEGRAAVIRVAVARDGAFVVATVADNGTGVAESDRERVLSRFVRLEASRSKPGSGLGLSLVAAVMRHHRGSMVLGDAGPGLKVDLRFPSSEAAAPHKG